The genomic segment cgagttcacaccggggagcggccgttcacctgctcagattgtgggaagggattcactcaggcatctaaactgaaggtacatcagagagttcacactggagagaggccattcacctgctcagactgcgggaagggattcactcagtcatcccacctacaagcacaccggtcagttcacactggagagcggccattcacctgctcagactgtgggaaaggattcactaatTCATCCGATCTGCTGGtgcacaagtcagttcacaccggggagtggccgttcacctgctcagactgtgggaagggagtcacttgctcatcccaactaaagatacatcagagacttcacactggagagaggccgttcacctgctcagactgtgggaaaggattcactcggtcatccgacctactggtacacaagtcacttcacacaggggagaggccgttcacctgctcagactgtgggaaaggattcactcggttatctaaactgaaggtgcatcagagagttcacaatggagagaggccgttcgcctgctcagactgcgggaagggattcaatcgATCATCCCAAAtgcaagcacaccagtcagttcacactggagagaggccgttcacctgctcagactgtgggaagggattcacatcgtcatctcaactgaaggtacatcagcaatttcacactggggtgaggccgttcacctgctcagactgtgggaagggattcactctgtcatcccacctacaagcacaccggtcagttcacaccggggagtggccgttcacttgctcagactgtgggaagggagtcACTTCCTCATCCCAActaaaggtacatcagagagttcacactggagagaggccgttcacctgctcagactgtgctaaaggattcactcggtcatccgacctaatggcacaccagcaggttcacaccggggagcggccgttcacctgcttggactgtgggaagggattcactcggttatctatactgaaggtacatcagagagttcacactggagagaggccattcatctgctcagactgaaGGGAAgtgattcacttggtcatcccaactgaaggtacatcagagagttcacactggagagagactactcacctgctcagactgtgggaaaagattcagtcATTTCAACttaagatacatcagcgagttcacactggagagaggccgttcacctgctcagactgtgggaagggatacaCTTGCTCATcccatctgaaggtacatcagcgagttcacactggggagaggctgttcacctgctcagtgtgtggaaagggattcactcggtcatctcaactacagagacaccagcgagttcacactgggtagaggccgatcacctgctcagactttgggaagagattctcttaGCCAAATCAATCAAATGTGCATCGCTGAGTTCATACtgtggagaggccgttcacctgctgtgaatgtggtaagcgattcactcagtcatctaaccttatgtaactcttgcttcagctagcagcttaatatagggggtgatagtcccccagcccggccaaacttaagaaatctcatttgggtggatgctgctcgATATGTCCCCTTTTAcgaatcagtaccccaaaataacaaatggTACACAATgtgattaaacaattgagctttataattcttactttgactatagggttagtaaagaaaacaaaaaaaaaggagaaaggcccctctctctccattcacatcttctcaactctccctggcaaaagaccatgaaaatctctgttccagactcacaagaaagaacatttctgtcattggtgTTACTTtgctcatggatatcttgtgactgtcttgtgagtatgatgtaatggtttttgttttttttttttggaggtcaccggatgtaattttcccgccgatgtgaggtcacatgatgacctgttctcaacaggtatataagaGGGAGactctggtgacgcagttagttttccagctagaacgttagcTGGAGACTCCGTTCTGTTGTGTATTTGCTTATGACGCGGTTTCATTTTTCAAACGGAGGTTTACGTTCTGTTGTAAGGTACTAAAGTGCTGGACTTGTAATTTACCCAatttctgccagatttgttgatgtaccttttcagtcgtattggagagtgaagactttatcgaagtacaggatctgAAAGATTAAGAAAAGTTGGTATCgattggcagtttaataaaggattgaccttattgagtcttcattgaagaagtagcgacctgcatcaaagataactgctgccaaaagagcaaggtagttcatgTAGGATTTGCTCGCCAGAAGAAAGGTCAGTTGCTTTAAGCCGTCTATTTCCTTcgttgtgaatcctttggacagaacctgcaggaaagtcgcatctatgaagaaaatccttctccagagaagtctctccccattgactgtataaatctcttggatttttgaatttaccattttcagaactgtgtttgaatttatcgctttaagaactgttttcgcatttatcgttTTAAGAAATAGTACCGAGTGGCGGTTTGTTGAAGGGCCAtgtagcagtttacttccggttaaggttttcattcTTTCCCCAGTGTTTATCGATATTTactaaatgtttggttgtttggaTATAATCTGCCTCAATTGACATTCATTAGTGCGGTTACGTAACATTGGATAGCACCGCAATctaaaaccctgttatctctattcataacctaaacattgctgctgcactgaaactgttacttcagcagtgaaacattacagagaggccattaaaTGAGtggtgaaaccttacagtgtgaTACACTTGTGGCAGACTGCTGGGTTCACACTggcagaaagtttcaataagctgcatgctggatatttgtccatcaccgttgctgaatgcaattttgagagtgtctgtcggtgctgaactctgcaattattgctgccgctcaccacacccagttctgcaccctggtcactgggcatgggaggagtttcttctgctgcatactCACCTTAAAGAGACTGGAGATTAATATTCCTgtatctgagacaaataaatcagttctattttaaactctgtctccattacttagtgaatttataacacaactagtgtacaggagagagtcaactcaggccggctggaccctgccagtaattctgttccacgacagtccttttaaatcctcccctgttgttcatctctcactctccctgtggtgatgggttccaaacagtcaccactctgtgggtgaagaggtttcccttgaattctctgcagactgaagaagtcgagctgactgcagttctgacTGGGATGCTCTTCGCCCCTCTAATCTCTGTGCTGAGGAgcatgacattggtagttaacctccttaatCACGACTCATTTCCAcgttatgggtcattttccctgcttctgaaGGGTTgttgaaaacaccactgtcctctaaagactgaaagcagaatgggaaaccatcagttagatgttcaatggagcagggtcagaaaccagaggcgggtctgcacagggcagagtttggggctctggacgatggtcggggtaagaacgtatgatgaggagaagggaatcagcagtggggtGTGGcgacgaatgacagagtagcaacatttggaagctgattgacagaaaaTATTTCGATTGtgtgactgatgacacaaacaacaccattggtgaggtgctccactggtcgaggaatgtgtgtgttgggaatgttttTTTCTATTGTGGgggttgttcctgcttgtttatcctgtaatattatatccccatggttattatggattgtcctatctgaaataatgtgttGATTATCaaataatttgtaagattttgactccaaaactggatcaggcttgaatttctGGTGCCTTTATGGagtgatggagggcattcatgagtttgcattttaaagcaCGATTTTGGTCAATGATACTttccacttgattgtaccttcaTAAGTAATCAaactgagttaaactgctgcaggatcctggaatatgttggattgtgtctggtttttcttggcatttcatgtatttttgatttttttttgccttttgttaaccaccttgtcctgtatttctgaaaGGAACCcccctgtttctgggaagaggtctccaactctcagtcaggtgctcgatgcttccttgtcaacatctcgtctgctcagatcactgggatgtctcccatggagggtcatactcattccactgttaatgttttcttccatagtgatgattcttTTTTCTGAAtgggcctctcatttaagttttctggtatTTCTTATCACAAttgcagatacacacagggagtgCTGAATCCAGTTCAGTTTTGATGAAAATGTTTacctagaagttttatctgactgttgtgttttttttccatgtgtgttatttctctccctccttctgtccaaggtagtgttaatccaaGTGGGTTTAAGTGTaaatatgcttttctaaatttcTTATTTACGTTTGTAAATTTTATGGATTGAAATGCGACTAAGATATTTTTATTAAAAGGAAGTCAATGTCCTTTTTGATGAAAGTGTTtactgcctttgttgtatttgttagcTATTGatctctgtttggcaggtttttttttaagccttgaactaaattttgtcaaaggttttccctatttcacactactttctattgtcttcgcttgttgatattccaaatacatgggtatcaagagtcccaaagaggggtcttggcctgaaatgttgattcccatccatagatgctgcccgacatactgagctcctccagcatgttgtgtgtagttctctagatttctagcatctgcaggtcctcttgtttcccagatacttatatgtttctTGAAATAACAAGCcggtagtggggttgtgtggctctgttggtaaaatattaaataaaatcattagaaagaggtggcatgggGTTGGAAGCTGTAGAatctctgtgggtagaattaaggaagagcaaatgtaaaaaaaaaaatccctgatgggaattgtgtaGAGACCCTCAAACAGCAATAAGTCTGTGGTCCACAAatgacaatgggagatagaaagtgccTGCCAAAAGGGCAATCTTACAATCGTCATGGGGGATTATCATGCAgctgattaggaaaattaggatggtgttggtctcaatAGGAGGAATTCCTAAAATGCCAACAAGATGTTTTTTttggagcagctcgtggttgaaccCACTTGGGGATCTGCTaatctagattgggtgttgtaatgaaccggaaTTAGTTAGGTCGCTTATGTTCAAAGAACCCTCAGTGGagagtgatcttaatatgataaaattcaccctgacaatagagaaggagaagctaaagtcacaggtggaataaagagaatttgaGAGGCATGAGAGTagaattggtcaaaattgatttgaaaagaacacaggCCGGGATGAAAACAGGACAGTGATggctggaagcaattcggaaggcatagGATATGCACGTCACAAAGAGGAAGTTTTATTCCAATGGTCAGGTGACAAAACCATAGCTGATACGAGAAATCAAAGACaatataaaaaccaaagagagggcatattgcAAAAAAATACtcggaagttagaggattgggaagcttttaaaaaccaaaagaatgcaactaaaataattaagaaggaaatgatggaatacataggtgagctagccaataatattaaagaggataccaaatgtttttttcaGGTACGTTTACTGTAAAAGAGGAGGAAGTGGATATCAAACCACTGAAGAATGATGTtgtagaggtagtaatggggtgggggtgcaaggtgatggcagatgaTCTGAATAAGTATTGTATATCACTCTTATCTGTCGAAGACACTGACGAGGATATGTAATTCCCAGATatcagtggtcagaatgtgtaaagttagGTTActtgagagaaggttcttgggaaacagagatggtctgaaggtaaataggtcacgtggaccagatggtgtacacctcagagATCTGAAAgcagtggctgaagagatgtggaggcattagcaatgatctttcgagaatcatTAAGGAAATTATATCCTAAGATGCTTTTTTTTCCTTCACTAGTCCCCCTCTCCTAGTTACACTGATCACCTACCACTTCTCCCACCCCTTTCACTCCCACACTTCTCCCACCCCTTTCACTCCcacacttcttcctcccctttcaCTGCcacacttcttcctcccctttcactcccacacttcttcctctgacgtctcatcttttttttccccagtcctgatgaagcgtcccATCCCGAAACGTCGCCTGTTTACTAtttcccatatatgctgcctggcctcctaggttcctcaagcattgtgtgtatgtgttgcttggatttccatcatccacGGATTTTCTCCTGGGTTTGATAAAAGCAAAAGTgggtcatataatatagcaagaaaattggaagttagaggattgaaaaGCTTTTACATAACCAACAGGAGACAACTAGAAAAAACACACAGGGGAGACAAGGTGAAAAATTGAGGcaagtgagccaataatatcaagtatcaaaagtttttcagatatataaagagtaaacgggaggcaagagttgatattgtaccgctggaagatgatgctggcgagttagtaacagaacaaagaaacagcGGCTGAATgtagtaagtattttgtgtcaatcttcactgtgtaagacactagcagtataacaccataagaccataagcagaattaggccattcagccccatcgagtctgctccgccgttctatcatggctgatcccggttctcactcaaccccatgcaccttcCTCCTCGGCATATCCtataatgccctgactaataggcaaactattagcttctgcctGAAATTTACTCACAGATGTGGCCCCCACTGCCGTCTGTgtcagggaattccacagattcactgctctctgactaaataaaatcctccttaactacTTGTATAGGTAAGCGTATGATGTATGAAAATTGGCACGGCAAGGAAATGGTTAACAATTACGAATCTGTGGGTCTGTTATGTTGTTGGGCAGATTGACTCTTGATACTAGATAAGGGGAGAACGATATATGTGACTCTGGTCTACTGATCATATGTCTCAGAGCAAACTAAAAGTGCTGATTTGTTTAAAAGTAATTAATCACCTTGTCTCcaaagaatgttttttttaacattgttTGTTTGTAAGATTAATAGGATGTATTGTCCCTGAAGGAGGCAAAGGCCGGTTGTTGCATGTCACCCGACCATCGACTGGAGAGGGGGGGGTGGCGATACAGGTATAAAGGTGGGAGAGTCCTTTCTTGGGCCGACCACTCGCCTGGGTCCCAGCTTCGGGCTGAGCAGCCGAACCGGCGCCAAGGACCTCCACCCCAGCCAGTCCACGGTCGATCGCCTGCCTCAGGGACCACGCAGGCGTTGCTAAGTATACTCGGAGGTGTAGACTACCAGGGGTTGCTTAAGTTAGCCCTACCTGTTTGTGGTGTAGGTATGTATAATAAAAAGCATTTCTCACAACTCTCTATTTCCTTCTCTGTATTAACAATGAAGCGAGTACTCGGAGGAACTACTGAGTCTGGGTTCATTTGTTCAAGCGAAACCAAATAGTCGCAGCATCCACCCGTCACGGTTATTCTTATTGGGTATCAGTTCTGTGAAACAATTGGCAGCGTGGCAGCAGGATACGTGGATTGCCGAAAATGTTTCGCTGGAACAAAGAGGTTGCCCCGGAACAATATCGCATACCTGGCAATGAACACGCTGGTAAAATCTGCAGAGCCGGAGTGTCGAGGTCCGAAATGAAGATCTGGGATCCGCCAACCACCAATACGAGCCTTCGTGGATGATCTGACCATCACTACGGAGCCAGTGCGCGGTGCTGTGTGGATTCTGAAGGGGCTGGAAAGGGTGATGAGGTGGGCAAGGATGTCCTTTAAGCCTGTAAAATCAGGATCTGtagtgctggagaagggggagagcaCAGGAGAAATTTCTCTATTGAGGACATTCCAACCCCTACCATCACAGAGAATCCTGTTAAAAGTCTTGGGAGGAGGTTTGATGCAACACTCAGAGACAAGGCAGCAATAAGAAATACCTGTGGGGAGTTTGAACAATGGCTGCAAGAGGTTGACAGGACTGGCCTTCCAGGGCGGATTAAGACATGGATTTACCAGCACGGTATACGACCCAGAATCCTCTGGCCACTGCTTCTCTGAGTTTCCAATTCCCACTGTTGCTGAATTAGAGAGGGCAGTCAGCCGGTTCCTGCGAAGATGGCTGGGTTTACCAAGGAACATCAGCAGCATCGCTCTGTACAGGAGTAACTGCAAACCAAGGCTCCTCCTGAAATCCATCGAGGAGGAGTTCAAGGTTTTGTGAGCAAGAGAGGTGCTGCAGTTTCGGGAATCTTCAGATCCACAGGTTGCCGGAGCAAGAGTGGCGGTGAGAACTGGAAGAGAGTGGAGAACGGAAGCTGTGGTGGAAGAAGCTGAGGCGCGACTGtgtcacaaagtgctggtgggggCAGTCGCCAAGGGAAGAGTTGGACTCGGAGGCCTTGAAGTCCCCCAGTTTGACAAAGTACAAGGGAAAGAGTGACGGGAACTGGTCCAGAATGAAGtaagggcagctgtggaggaggagaggaccaGCAGAGCGGTGACAATGAAacaacaaggagcctggaccaaATGGGAGCGGGTGATCGAGCGAAAGATCACGTGGAATGATCTCTGGAAGGTGGGTTCACACCGCATCAGGTTCCTTATCCAGGCTGTTTCTGCCATCCttcctagcctgtccaacctgCACTGCTGGGGCCCTGCAGAACGACCAGCTTGCCCCCTCTGTGAGAAGACCGGTACGCTGGAGCACATTCTGAGCTGCTGCCCCAGAGCTCTTGCCGATGGCCGTTATCGGTGTCGGCATGACCAGGTTCTCCGGACAATTGCGGAGACAATCTGCAGcacccttaacatctgccggaaaaCAAGTCTGGTCAAGAATACCATCTGCTGTGTCAAAGAGGGGGAAAGACCAACAGACACCAGAAAGCAACCGGGTTGCTCTTCACTGCGCAGGACTGGAGCTAAAAGCAGACCTgggaaaacagctgcagtttcctccccacatcacagagaCTACACTGCGGCCCGACATTGTGTTGTGGTCCGACTCATTGAAGCACGTCCCTATGCTTGGGCTTACCGTGCCGCGGGAAGAACGCATGGAGGGGACCCACGAGCAGAAAAGAGCCAAgtatgaagatctgaagaacaacttgcagagaagaggctggagaggagagtgctggcccgtggaggtcgggtgtcgtggctttgcaggccagtcgctctgcaaagtacacactgcacttggaatcacgggagagagaagaaggagagccGTTTCTACCACCATAGATGCAGCAGAGAAAGTGTCAggatggctctggataaagagggcagatccgTGTGTTGCTGCTAGGacacaggccggggtctgatcaaccccggttgggtcgcctgggcgagggtgtatgatgttgaaagacccgaaacacctgacgaccccaggtaacatcactgatgatgtgtcccagcttAGCATCAgtcagatgtttctgtaagaagaaGGTGGGCGGATAATACTGATGGGTTTGCTGCGCTTGCTAACACCCTTGCTAAGCTGGGACCTCCCATAAACTGGGATGATCGCCTAGATAATACTGGCGAGAAATGGGGAAGTAAGATGGCTAGTCTGTTGCGAGAAATAAATTTTCCATCGAACCGAGGTTCTCATACTGATGACTATTGGCTGCTGGCCACAGCCTTGTGCCAACAGTTGGAAAGGACCCGTGAGGTGGAACAAGAAAGAGATACGTTGAGGGATGACGGAATGCTGTGAAGGAGAGGTGCTCAGTCATGATTGAGGTGGTGAGGACCAGTCAGAATAGGGCGCAGGAAGCTGAGGAGAAGGGAATTAAGATGACATGTAGACTAGTGCAAATTAAACATCAGGAGGCGCTCACCGCCAGAATTATACCCCCGATGCCATGAAGATAAGATCAATGTTGTTATCCAAGGGAGATCCAGATACTTGGGATGGGGATATATGGTATGATGATAATGATAATGGGTCCTTTGGTGAGGGGGAAACTGCTTTTCCCTCAGAACCATTGCAGGCTCGGCCTGCTGTGATGAATTCTCAAAAGACTGTACCTGGGCAGCCGGGAGTACAGACTCTCGAGTATAATGATAAGGAGCTATCTGAGATGGCTGTCCGT from the Mobula birostris isolate sMobBir1 chromosome 13, sMobBir1.hap1, whole genome shotgun sequence genome contains:
- the LOC140208599 gene encoding uncharacterized protein; amino-acid sequence: MGHQRVHTGERPFTCSDCGKGFTQASKLKVHQRVHTGERPFTCSDCGKGFTQSSHLQAHRSVHTGERPFTCSDCGKGFTNSSDLLVHKSVHTGEWPFTCSDCGKGVTCSSQLKIHQRLHTGERPFTCSDCGKGFTRSSDLLVHKSLHTGERPFTCSDCGKGFTRLSKLKVHQRVHNGERPFACSDCGKGFNRSSQMQAHQSVHTGERPFTCSDCGKGFTSSSQLKVHQQFHTGVRPFTCSDCGKGFTLSSHLQAHRSVHTGEWPFTCSDCGKGVTSSSQLKVHQRVHTGERPFTCSDCAKGFTRSSDLMAHQQVHTGERPFTCLDCGKGFTRLSILKVHQRVHTGERPFICSD